A portion of the Lolium rigidum isolate FL_2022 chromosome 1, APGP_CSIRO_Lrig_0.1, whole genome shotgun sequence genome contains these proteins:
- the LOC124693033 gene encoding beta-1,2-xylosyltransferase RCN11-like, translating to MAGRTTHSHSQRLRRLIPCVLFIVFAVHAVSFALYLLLQSHHPPPNPAEPEPQTQERRQTPSSQKPWPRLPSLLPWTADPSLPPRSCEAYFGNGFSRRVDVLPEGRGGWFRCHHSETLGSSICEGARVRLDPALIAMSRGGEPIGQVMGRAEEEELPRYEPGALEVEGVAAGRTGPLLEPGFLDAYVPADGIGMHTMRALLDSARVVPPGELHCSQWVEEPTLLVTRFEYANLFHTITDWYSAYVSSRVTNLPDRPNVVFVDGHCKAPLEQTWEALFSNVAYVKNFSGPVCFRHAVLSPLGYETALFKGLSESFSCEGASARSLREKPDPQKTARLSEFGEMIIASFGLLDDGIVSSKTSDGLNVLFVRREDYLAHPRHSGKVESRLSNEQEVFDAVDSWAKGQKCKINVVNGLFAHMSMKEQLRAILEASVVIGAHGAGMTHLVSATRDTKVLEIISSLYRRPHFALISHWKALEYHAINLPGSYASSADVISELRNILKGLGC from the exons ATGGCCGGCCGCACCACCCACAGCCACAGCCAGAGGCTGCGCCGCCTCATCCCgtgcgtcctcttcatcgtctTCGCCGTACACGCCGTCTCCTTCGcgctctacctcctcctccagtcCCACCACCCTCCCCCAAATCCCGCCGAGCCCGAACCCCAAACCCAGGAGCGACGCCAGACTCCATCTTCCCAGAAGCCGTGGCCGCGCCTCCCGTCCCTGCTCCCCTGGACCGCCGACCCGTCGCTGCCGCCGCGCTCCTGCGAGGCCTACTTCGGGAACGGCTTCTCCCGCCGCGTCGACGTCCTCCCCGAGGGCCGCGGCGGCTGGTTCCGCTGCCACCACAGCGAGACGCTGGGCAGCTCGATCTGCGAGGGCGCCAGGGTGCGGCTCGACCCGGCGCTCATCGCCATGTCCCGCGGCGGCGAGCCGATTGGGCAGGTGATgggccgggcggaggaggaggagctgcccAGGTACGAGCCCGGCGCGCTGGAGGTGGAGGGCGTGGCGGCGGGGAGGACGGGGCCCTTGCTGGAGCCTGGGTTCCTCGACGCCTACGTGCCCGCCGACGGGATCGGGATGCACACCATGAGAGCTCTGCTGGACTCCGCGCGCGTGGTGCCGCCCGGTGAGCTCCACTGCTCCCAG TGGGTTGAAGAACCGACACTTCTGGTCACACGATTTGAGTATGCAAACCTTTTCCACACAATTACAGACTGGTACAGTGCATATGTTAGTTCCAGAGTCACAAATTTACCTGACCGTCCTAATGTTGTTTTCGTGGATGGGCATTGCAAG GCACCACTGGAGCAAACATGGGAAGCACTTTTTTCGAATGTGGCTTATGTCAAGAACTTCTCTGGTCCTGTTTGCTTCCGGCATGCAGTTCTTTCGCCATTGGGCTACGAGACTGCTCTATTTAAGGGGCTTAGTGAAAGCTTCAGCTGCGAAGGTGCCTCCGCTCGGTCTCTTAGAGAAAAACCCGACCCCCAGAAAACTGCACGGTTGTCTGAGTTTGGGGAGATGATTATAGCTTCATTCGGTCTTCTGGACGATGGTATCGTGTCGTCTAAAACATCAGATGGACTCAATGTTCTCTTTGTTCGGCGAGAAGACTACCTGGCACACCCGCGTCACAGTGGGAAAGTTGAATCTAGACTAAGCAATGAGCAGGAGGTATTCGATGCGGTCGATAGCTGGGCAAAAGGTCAGAAGTGCAAAATAAATGTTGTCAATGGCCTTTTCGCGCACATGAGTATGAAGGAGCAGCTCCGGGCCATCCTGGAAGCTTCGGTAGTAATAGGGGCTCACGGGGCTGGTATGACACACCTGGTGTCGGCTACGCGAGACACGAAAGTTCTCGAGATCATCAGCAGCCTGTATCGACGGCCGCATTTTGCTCTGATCTCTCACTGGAAGGCGTTAGAGTACCACGCCATAAATCTCCCTGGATCATATGCGAGCAGCGCAGACGTTATCAGTGAACTGAGGAATATACTGAAAGGCCTCGGATGCTGA